One genomic segment of Candidatus Saccharimonas sp. includes these proteins:
- a CDS encoding exodeoxyribonuclease III yields the protein MKIFSWNVNGIRAVEKKGNLAEFLSVKNPDIACFQEIKIDETQISKENFDEKYPEYFKFYSHAERKGYAGTAIWSKQKPQAILRNFPKKILENFELSDNFGDATTEGRICAAKFNNFWLITVYTPNTKNDLGRLKLRENWDAAFLAFSKGLENGEFSREDFAENLEIIEENPQDIFNSSSVIFCGDLNVAHEEIDLSNPKANRGKHGFTDEERIGFSNFLKADLFDIFRNQNPEKAEIYTWWSHFAKSRERNVGWRIDYFVVSKSLNSEKNKAKIHNEIIGSDHCPISLELKDV from the coding sequence ATGAAAATTTTTTCTTGGAATGTTAATGGAATTCGTGCGGTCGAAAAAAAAGGCAATTTAGCTGAATTTTTAAGCGTAAAAAATCCGGATATCGCATGTTTTCAAGAAATTAAAATTGATGAAACGCAAATTTCGAAAGAGAATTTTGACGAAAAATATCCTGAATATTTTAAATTTTACTCTCATGCCGAACGAAAAGGTTATGCGGGAACGGCAATCTGGTCAAAGCAAAAACCGCAAGCAATTTTGCGAAATTTTCCAAAAAAAATTTTAGAAAATTTTGAACTCAGCGATAATTTTGGCGATGCTACAACCGAAGGACGAATTTGTGCTGCAAAATTTAATAATTTTTGGCTAATTACAGTTTATACTCCAAATACTAAAAACGATTTAGGCCGCTTGAAATTGCGAGAAAATTGGGATGCAGCCTTTCTGGCTTTTTCGAAAGGTCTAGAAAATGGCGAATTTTCAAGAGAAGATTTTGCAGAAAATTTAGAAATTATTGAAGAAAATCCACAAGATATTTTTAATTCAAGTTCGGTTATCTTTTGTGGTGACTTAAATGTTGCGCATGAGGAAATTGACCTTTCAAACCCAAAAGCCAATCGCGGAAAACACGGTTTCACAGATGAAGAGCGAATTGGATTTTCTAATTTCTTAAAAGCCGATTTATTTGATATTTTTCGAAATCAAAACCCAGAAAAGGCTGAAATCTACACCTGGTGGAGTCATTTTGCAAAATCTCGCGAACGAAATGTTGGCTGGCGGATTGACTATTTTGTTGTTTCAAAATCATTAAATTCAGAAAAAAATAAAGCCAAAATTCATAACGAAATTATAGGGAGCGATCATTGTCCAATTTCGCTGGAGCTTAAAGATGTTTGA
- the smpB gene encoding SsrA-binding protein SmpB: protein MKKPKTSAKNIVNRRARFDYELGDELVAGMSLRGVEVRAVRDGRVSLKGAFVTLRNGQKGEELWLNNASFSLKNQGEGISKADAIDTSPKKLLATRKQIEDFSSQKKAGFTIVPVKILAEGRFIKIVIALGKGKKQYDKRETLKRRQSERENARMLKRY, encoded by the coding sequence ATGAAAAAACCAAAAACTTCTGCTAAAAATATTGTTAATCGTCGAGCGCGATTCGATTATGAACTTGGCGACGAGCTTGTTGCTGGAATGAGCTTGCGTGGAGTTGAAGTTCGTGCGGTGCGTGATGGCCGCGTTAGTTTAAAGGGCGCTTTCGTGACTCTTCGAAATGGGCAAAAAGGTGAAGAGCTTTGGCTCAATAATGCAAGTTTTTCACTCAAAAATCAGGGCGAGGGAATTTCGAAAGCCGACGCAATTGACACTTCGCCAAAAAAGCTACTCGCAACTCGCAAACAAATTGAGGATTTTTCGAGCCAAAAGAAGGCAGGCTTTACAATTGTGCCAGTTAAAATTTTAGCCGAAGGTCGCTTTATTAAAATCGTGATTGCGCTCGGAAAAGGTAAAAAACAATATGACAAGCGCGAAACTTTAAAACGTCGCCAATCTGAACGCGAAAATGCAAGAATGTTAAAGAGGTATTAG